From the genome of Alkalimarinus coralli:
GACACTCGTTACACTCCCCAGGGAAGCGCAATCACGAACTTAAGTGTTGCTACTGATGAGAGTTACAAAGATAAAAATACAGGGCAAATGGTGCCAAAAACTGAATGGCACCGTGTCGTTCTGTTTAACCGGTTAGCTGAGATTGCAAAAGAGTACTTAAAGAAAGGCTCAAAGGTTTATCTTGAAGGGCGATTGCAGACTAGAAAGTGGCAGGATCAGGGCGGTCAAGACCGTTATACCACAGAGATTGTTGCCAATGAGATGCAGATGCTCGACTCCCGCGGTGGTGCAGATCAGTCTCAGGGTGGTTACTCTGCTCCTGCTCAACACCAGCATCAGCAACAGCAGGGCGGGTATGCTCAGCAGCCTCAGAGTGCGCCACAGCATCAAGCGGCACCGCAACAACGTGCAGCACAGCCCCAGTCTGTGCCTCAGCAGCCAGCAGCTCCCCAGCAAGGCTATCAGCAACCGCAGCAGGGTGGGTATGGACAACAAGCGCCTAATCATGCCGCGCCTTCAGCGCCAGCTCCAATGGATGACTTTGACGATGATATACCGTTCTAGGGCGTTATTACTGTAAAAAAGTAACGTTCATAACAAAGGAATGCAAATGAAGCCCCATAAACTGGGGCTTTTTTGTTGCCGCTTTGGCTTATCAGGGAAATGTTATCTCAAACCTGTTTATCATTCACTTGAGCTTGTAAGGCTTTGAAACGCGGGTAGGTTTTTTAGAGGAATTAGCGCCTCATCATTTAATACCTCTTCCCGGTAGCTGTCTTTTCGCTCTAAGGCCTCTGATAGATACTTGATGGCATCGTCAAATTGCCCCATTGCTGTGTAGGCGCATCCTAATTGATAAAATGCGTGACAGTTTTCAGGGTCGATTTTTAATGCTTGATGGCAGAGATTTGCGGCCCACTGAGGTTCATTAAGTTCTAGAACGCTGTCTGCTTTGTAGGTTAGTGCTTCGCAGTCGTCGCTCCTTAATTTCAAGATTTCATCGTAGGTCTCGATCCTGCTTGACAGGTTTGAGTCCTGGCCTGCTCTCAGCCATAGTGACTGAACCTCTTGAGTGAGTTCGATTTCTTCTCTGTTCTCCTCAATGTGGCGTGTTTTCTGATTCAATTGCTGCTCGATGGCGTGCAGTCGATTTTCGTACTCTGATACCAGCTTTGATATCTCTTCATCTGCCAGCGAGTGAACCCTATCTTTGATCTCTCGTAATGAGTTCCAGCCAACCAAAACCATAATTGAGCTAGCGCCGGCAATAAGGTAGAAGAAATATGTCACCGTATCGGTTGCATAAGTCACCGCACGGTCGACAGAGCTATGCTCCCTGTCGACAATTTGCTGGATCATTTCATGCTTTTGGTCGGCCATATCGATGCGTAGCCGCTTGAGCTCTTCGAGCACGTAAAGTTCTACAAACGGCGTATACATGGGATTTTTCAAGTCTTTGACTTCTAAAACGTCAGGCCTGTCTTCGGCACTAATGGCGGTTGCAACTAAAACCAGGAATGCTATCGCTATGATGCGAGACATATTGCTCTTCCGTGATCGTGCACTTCAACCAGGCAGCGGTGGAGACTTTTAACTGCGGTATCATAATTGCGCTCATCGATAATGAATTGCATATCGACTTGTCGCATTGACTGGTGGATAGCCAGAATACTAATGCCTTGCTCTGAGAGGGCGTTAACCGTCCGGGAGAGAATGCCCGGAACCTGCATGTCACTTCCAATTGCCGATACGATGGCGACCTTTTGCTGGTTTATCTCTGCGTCTGGGTAACTTTTCTTGAGCTGTGATACCAGGCGCTTCAAGGTGCTTGAGTCTGTGTTTATGTAATGGGTAATCGTGTTGGCATTAACATCCTTTGCGGTGAATGTTAGATTTAGTTTTTTAAGCGTATCGACTATGGTGTGATCATACTCGGTCACTTTGCCTGTCATATCTTGGTCAAACAGCTCTACCGCCCAAACGCCTTTTTGGCCTGCAATGATCTCGACGCAGGGTGAGTCGCTCACATAGTCTTGGGTGATCAAGGTTCCATAGTGGTCGGGCTCAAATGTATTTCTTACGCGCAAAGGAATTTTATTTTGTCGCAGGCCCTTGGCTGCTTTGGGGTGTATCGCCTCCATGCCCAGGTTTGCAAGTTGGTCAGCTACATCGTAATTGGTGCGCCCAATGGGGACGGCGTTGTTTTCACCAACAAGCCTTGGATCTGCGCTGCTAAGGTGGAACTCCTTGTGGATAATGGCCTCGCTTGCCTGAGTTAATACGGCAATGCGGCTAAATGTCATTTCACTGTAGCCTCTGTCGAAGTGCGTCATCAGCCCTTCTTCGCTGTGAGCGTATCCGGTTACAACAGGAATGGCACTTGACAGGTCTATGTTGCTAAAGGCCTTTTCGATGCGCTCGTCCAGAGAAACCTGATCCATGCTTCGCCAGCCTGTTAAGTCGATAAAGCAGGCGTTGATTCCGTCTAGGTTCAGTAGCTGTGCGGTATTTCTGGCACTATGCGCTTCTCCGATACAGGCAAGCATCTCTCTGACTGAGTCAAGGTGTGTCTCAAGCGAAAAGTGGCCATGTTTGCAGAGTCGTTGTAAATGGCTAAGGCAGGACTCCGCGTCATCAATACGCTCAGATATAAATTCGTTGGCGTCGCTCAGTTGCTGCTCTGATTGAAAAAGCGCTTTATTGGTGTCAAACATCTTTTGCTTGGTTTTCTCAAGCATTTCACGCCAGTTGTTATCATTGATACTGTTTGAAAACAGTGAGAAAACACCTGGGTGTCCGGTTTTCTTGTGCTCTAATAATAGATCGGTTATGCCGCTGTAAGCTGAGACAACTAGAACTCGGTTGTAGATGTTTTCTTTTTGTGAGGGGTTAAGAATGATGTTGTCCCTTACCGCTTCATAGTCGTTCATTGAAGTGCCGCCAATTTTTTCCACGGTATGTAAGTGCATTTTTTCCTCTTCTAGAATGGTTAGGTATCGCATAAAGCGTGACTTGTGCGCATAAGCTATGCAGCCGTATTGCTAGGCTAGCTCGTAGGCTCCTTCCTTGTTATGAACCTCATTGCCATTTAGCGGCGGATTAAATACACAGGCCATTTTCATCTCTTGCTTGGCGCGCAAGATATGCTGGTCATGCTTATCAAGGATGTATAGCGTACCTTCTTTGATTGGGTGAACTTTTCCATCTTCCAGATTTTCTATTTCGCCTTCCCCTGACAGGCAGTAGACTGACTCAAGATGGTTTTTATAGTGCATTCTGAAATCGGCACCCTTGTAAATCGTTGTGATATGAAACGAGAAGCCCATATTGTCGTCTTTCAATAGCAGGCGGGTGCTTTCCCAGTTTCCGTCCGGTGAAACGACTCGTCGCTCTGAATTATTCGCTTCGCTTAACTGTCTGATAATCATGTAGCTATTTTCTCCAAAATTAGTTGCTGGTGCGCACGGGGCTAAACTTTGCTCTTTATACTGTTCAGCTGTTCTTTTAGAACTTCTTCATGCTGTAGAGAGTCAAATTCTGACTGCTCATGACGGCTGGTGTGAAGAGCGCTGTCGAGAGCCTCACTAAAGAGATTTAGGCTTTGCGTTATTTGGTTATGGAGCGTTACATCCAGTGAATCCAAATGACGAACCGCATCTGTGGCTTCTTGTAGAAGGCTTGGTAGTGCTTCTAAAACGGTGGTGCCCAGCGGTTTTTCTTTAAGCTTGTTTTGCAGCCTGGCTCGCTCTGCCAGCCATGCTTCCAGCTGTTTGATCTCTTCGCTTGATAAGTGTGCTGAAACGTGGGGCGCTATCGTGCAGAGCTGGTCATCAAAACTAACGACAACCTCCGATATTTCACGGCCGTCAACATAGCGAGTTCTAACACATTGAACTGCGTTGTTGGTCTGTACGAAATTCATTTAACGCCCTCTGGTTTGCAGTGAATAAATATAGATATGGCCTAGCTTGCCATTTTGACATCGTCAAAATAATCACTGTCTTCAGGGATTTTTTGCTCGTTGTCGCAAACAGTTTTAATGGCTTGCTCGATGATGTCGATTCCGGCCTTAAGGTTTTCAAGGCTAATGACTAATGGACACAGCAGTTTAACGATGTGATCGTCTGCGCCACTGGTTTCGATAATCAGCCCATTCTTAAAGGCTGTTTTGGTTATCTTTCCTGCCAGTTCGCCATTTACACAGTTGATTCCCTGAAACATGCCTCGGCCGCAAGTGGTAAAGTTACCTTCGCCGTATTTCTCTACAATTTCGTTCAGTCGTTGGGTGATATATTCGCCTTTAAGCTTGATCTCGTTAGAAAATTTGTCATCCGACCAGTAGTGATCAATGGCGGCTTTGGCGGTTACAAAAGCAAAGTTGTTTCCTCTGAATGTGCCGTTGTGCTCGCCTGGTTTCCACTGGTCAAGCTCAGGGCTGAATAGAACAACCGCAAATGGAAGGCCGTAACCTCCAAGCGATTTAGAGAGCGTGACCATGTCAGGTTTAATGCCTGCTTCTTCAAAGCTAAAGAAGGTACCTGTGCGGCCGCAGCCTGCCTGGATATCATCCACAATCAGAAGAATGTCGTGCTTTCTACACACCTGCTCCAGGTTGCGCAGCCATTCAAAGCTGGCAGCGTTGATTCCGCCTTCACCTTGAACCGTTTCTACAATAATGGCTGCAGGCAGGTCGATACCGCTACTGGAGTCTGATAGCACTTTA
Proteins encoded in this window:
- the ssb gene encoding single-stranded DNA-binding protein is translated as MARGINKVILIGNLGNDPDTRYTPQGSAITNLSVATDESYKDKNTGQMVPKTEWHRVVLFNRLAEIAKEYLKKGSKVYLEGRLQTRKWQDQGGQDRYTTEIVANEMQMLDSRGGADQSQGGYSAPAQHQHQQQQGGYAQQPQSAPQHQAAPQQRAAQPQSVPQQPAAPQQGYQQPQQGGYGQQAPNHAAPSAPAPMDDFDDDIPF
- the ectB gene encoding diaminobutyrate--2-oxoglutarate transaminase, with product MKIFEEIESEVQSYARSFPRIFNMAKMEHLYDEDGTQYLDFLAGAGTLNYGHNNPLFKPLLLEYIENDGITHGLDLHTKAKAEFLETFNEKILKPRNLNYVMQFTGPTGTNAVEAALKLARNITGRENIISFTNGFHGVSLGALAATGNSHHRGAAGVSLSGVSRMPFDGYLGDEIDTTAYLDKVLSDSSSGIDLPAAIIVETVQGEGGINAASFEWLRNLEQVCRKHDILLIVDDIQAGCGRTGTFFSFEEAGIKPDMVTLSKSLGGYGLPFAVVLFSPELDQWKPGEHNGTFRGNNFAFVTAKAAIDHYWSDDKFSNEIKLKGEYITQRLNEIVEKYGEGNFTTCGRGMFQGINCVNGELAGKITKTAFKNGLIIETSGADDHIVKLLCPLVISLENLKAGIDIIEQAIKTVCDNEQKIPEDSDYFDDVKMAS
- a CDS encoding aspartate kinase; this encodes MHLHTVEKIGGTSMNDYEAVRDNIILNPSQKENIYNRVLVVSAYSGITDLLLEHKKTGHPGVFSLFSNSINDNNWREMLEKTKQKMFDTNKALFQSEQQLSDANEFISERIDDAESCLSHLQRLCKHGHFSLETHLDSVREMLACIGEAHSARNTAQLLNLDGINACFIDLTGWRSMDQVSLDERIEKAFSNIDLSSAIPVVTGYAHSEEGLMTHFDRGYSEMTFSRIAVLTQASEAIIHKEFHLSSADPRLVGENNAVPIGRTNYDVADQLANLGMEAIHPKAAKGLRQNKIPLRVRNTFEPDHYGTLITQDYVSDSPCVEIIAGQKGVWAVELFDQDMTGKVTEYDHTIVDTLKKLNLTFTAKDVNANTITHYINTDSSTLKRLVSQLKKSYPDAEINQQKVAIVSAIGSDMQVPGILSRTVNALSEQGISILAIHQSMRQVDMQFIIDERNYDTAVKSLHRCLVEVHDHGRAICLAS
- a CDS encoding ectoine synthase, with translation MIIRQLSEANNSERRVVSPDGNWESTRLLLKDDNMGFSFHITTIYKGADFRMHYKNHLESVYCLSGEGEIENLEDGKVHPIKEGTLYILDKHDQHILRAKQEMKMACVFNPPLNGNEVHNKEGAYELA
- a CDS encoding tetratricopeptide repeat protein yields the protein MSRIIAIAFLVLVATAISAEDRPDVLEVKDLKNPMYTPFVELYVLEELKRLRIDMADQKHEMIQQIVDREHSSVDRAVTYATDTVTYFFYLIAGASSIMVLVGWNSLREIKDRVHSLADEEISKLVSEYENRLHAIEQQLNQKTRHIEENREEIELTQEVQSLWLRAGQDSNLSSRIETYDEILKLRSDDCEALTYKADSVLELNEPQWAANLCHQALKIDPENCHAFYQLGCAYTAMGQFDDAIKYLSEALERKDSYREEVLNDEALIPLKNLPAFQSLTSSSE